The genomic window AACACGCAGAAGTTCGAGAATCTCCTGCGCCAGGCGTCCCTGCTCATCGTCGTAGGGTGGGCGAAAACAGCGGTTCAAATCCCTGGCCCGGGGCAGCATGCGATGACTGAAGCGAGGCTCCGCCAGAGCTGCATGCACCGACGCCACAATAAACAAAAGATTCACCCGGGGCTGCTGCGCCGCGTGAAGCCAGCGATGGAGCGCAAAAAGGCCCGATGGCTCATTCCCGTGAAGCAGCGTTACCAGGGCGCGGGTGCGGCCTGGTTCCTGCCCCGTGAAGAGAATGCAGGCTGGACCGCCCAGATTCTCCAGGAGCGCATTGGGGTCGCTGCCCGCCAGGCTTTTATCGGGATCTTTAAGAAAGCGAAAGCGCATTAAACGATGTCCCGGACCGACAGTCTCTTCACGGCAGGGGCCATTGGGCTACGGGCATGTTGTCGGCGCTGTATTCCCGATAAAGAGAGAGCATGTCGCCCAGGGCCTCGGGTTTGCTCCGTCCGCGGGCTAAAAAGGCCCGCGTCGCCTCCCGCTGCCAGCGGGCCCCGTTGCGCCGGGCTCCGAGACGCGCGTCGATCACACCAAGATAACGATCCCGGGACGCGCGGGGAACACCCAGGGCTGCAAGGCCGTCCTCGGCCACGGGCAGCATTTCGGCAATGATATCCACCACCGCGGCGTCCTGCAGCCTGTGCTGCTGGGCGCTGGGCCACACCATCCTGGCCTCCAGACCGTTCTGGGCCGCACGGTAGAAATTGTATTCCGCCAGGGGAAAGGGCAATGCTGCCATCAGGCGATCCATATCATCTCTCAAACCTCGAGCCAGTCCCAGCATGAAAGCTGCGCTCGCCGCCATGTCAACAGGCGAAGGCCCCGCAGGGAGAGAACGCATTTCCACCCGCAAATGTCCCTGACCTGCATCGTCATAGACCGCTCTGTTCCACAGCCAGACCGTACTCTGGTGCAAGCGTAGTTCAGCCAGGGCAGGTGGCCCGTCGCCCTCCTCCGAGGCTTGCTCATCACAGGCAGGCAGCAGTGGCGGATACAGGCGCACCGTTTGTTCAAACAGCTCAAAAGCCCCTTTTCGCGCCCAGCCGTGACCGAAGCACACCCGCGGCGGCTCACTCCAGCGATAGCGGTCCATAACCCGGGTGTCGATGGACTGCTTGAACAGGGGAATACGTGTTTCATCCCATAACTGATGGCCGAACAGGCTCGGACTGTTCGCGCCGATGGCTATCGCCAGGGGCGTAACCAGCTGAATCGCATTGAAGGTGGCCGCAAAGTGTTCCGGCGTAACACGCTGGTGTACCTGAAAGGAAGTGTTTGCCCCCTCCAGAGTGATGTCCTCCATGGTCATCTGCAGGGGGTCTTCGCCGTCAATACTGATGTGAAAGTCGCTACCCCGCCAGGCAATAAGCTGGGCCACCAGCGCCCGATAGCGCTCCCGGTCCGTCACGCAGTGATCACCAAGATCCTCTTTTCTAAGCGTGGGCAGGATACCGATGGGCACGACGGCCGCATCTCGCTCCGCCGCCAGGACCTGAAGCTCCCCAAGCTTGGTGATGATTTCCTGCTCCGTCGCCCGGAGCCCATCATCACCGAGCACCCGGGGACTGAGGTTGTATTCCAGATTGTATTTGTTGAGCTCTACCGTGAGCTGAGGGTCTGCGGCAGCGTCGTGGAGGGCATCATTGAGGTACAGAGGCCTGCCCCTGGCATCAACGATGTAGAGTTCAAGCTCGGCACCGATACTCTCCACCGGCTCGCCGAATCCCGGCTTGTCCAGAATGGCAGCCAGTTGCTGGAGCTGTACTTCCAGGCGCCGGGAAAACTCCCGCCGGTCCCTGGCGTCAAAGCGGGTTTTATCGATTTCTATGCCCATGAGCGGGACACCTGCTCCTCAGAAGTAACCACCCATTCTAGACGTCCCGCGGGATAGGGAACAGAGCGAGCAATGTTGAAAAACCCTTCCGGGGGCGCATTCATCAAGCCAGCTCTCTGGCCGCCGGGCCATTCCCTGTTCTGGCCGCAGGCCCTCTCCATGTCTTACACTGCGCGTCTTGTCTCCGCAGCCTCAGAATCCGTTTTGCCAAGCGATCAAAGCCAACACACCCCGATGATGCAACAGTTCCTCCGCATCAAACGAGATCACCCCAAGGAGCTGCTGTTTTACCGCATGGGGGACTTTTACGAGCTGTTCTACGAGGACGCCCAGCGGGCGGCGGAACTGCTGGACATTACCCTCACGGCGCGCGGCAAGTCCGCGGGTGAAGACATCCCCATGGCCGGCGTGCCCTATCACGCCGCCGAGGCCTATCTCGCAAGACTGGTAAAAGCGGGCGTTTCCGTCGCTATTGCCGAGCAGATCGGTGACCCCGCGACCAGCAAAGGCCCCGTAGAACGCAAGGTCGTCCGCGTTGTCACGCCCGGTACCCTGAGTGACGAGGCGCTCCTTGAGGAGAAACGCGAGCAGCTCATCGTCGCGCTCATTGCCCAGCAGAACCACTACGGCCTGGCCTATCTTGATCTGGGTAGCGGACGTTTTCGCCTGATGGAGCTTGAGGGTGAAGAGGCGCTCCTCGGGGAGATTGAGCGACTGGACCCCGCCGAGCTGCTCTATCACGAGGAGCTGCAGCAGGGCGCGGTAACAAACCGACCGGGAGCTCGCTCCCAGCCCGCCTGGGAATTCGATCTGGAATCTGCGGAGCGCAATTTACGGGAGCAGTTTCAGACCCATGACCTTCGCGGTTTTGGCTGTGAACACCTGCATCTGGGGCTCGCTGCCGCGGGCTGCCTCATCAGCTACGTGCGGGACACCCAGCGCAGCCAGCTACCGCACATCACGGCCATCGCTGCGGAAATGCGCGAAAACAGTGTTGTCCTCGACGCGGCCACCCGCCGCAATCTGGAAATCGACCGGAACCTCGCCGGCGGGGACAGCCATACCCTCATGTCGGTGATGGATCGCTGTCGCACCGCCATGGGAAGCCGCTGCCTGCGGCGCTGGCTCCATCGTCCCCTGACGGATGTGGCGACGCTTACGGCCCGCCAGGACGCCGTGGCCGCCCTGCGCGACAACTATCGCTTCGAGAGTCTCAGGGATGTGCTCCGCCCCATTGGCGACGTAGAGCGCATTACGACCCGCGTTGCCCTGGGAAGCGCCCGACCCCGGGATCTCACGCGCTTGCTTTTTGCCCTGCAAAGCGTGCCCGCGCTGCGTAATGCCACCCCCACGGAAGATGCCGTCCTGCTCCGGGAGACGGCTGTTGCCCTCGGCGGTTTTCCGGGCCTGGTTGATCTCCTGGAGCGGGCGATCATCGACAACCCACCTGTGGTGCTTCGCGATGGTGGCGTCATTGCCACGGGATTTGACGCGGAGCTGGATGAGCTGCGCTCCATCAGTGAAAACGCCGCGGGCTTTCTGGTGGACATTGAAACCCGGGAGCGGGAACGCACGGGACTGGCATCTCTGAAGGTGGGCTACAACCGCGTCCACGGCTATTACATTGAGTTAAGTCGCTCCCAGTCCGATGAGGTACCTGCGGAGTACCAGCGACGCCAGACCCTCAAAAATGTCGAGCGTTTTATCACGCCCGAGCTCAAGGAATTTGAAGACAAGGCCCTATCCAGCAAGAGTCGCGCCCTTGCGCGGGAGAAACAGCTCTACGCCGATGTGATCGTCACTTTGCAGGAGTCCCTGGAGGCCTTGCGTCAGAGCGCTGCGGCCATGGCCGAGCTGGACGTCTATGCCACCTTAGCCGAGCGCAGTCAGAGTCTGGATTTGTGCCGCCCCGAGTTCAGCGATACGCCAAAGCTGGATATCGATCAGGGGAGACACCTGGTGGTGGAACAGGTGCTCGAAGAGCCTTTTATCGCCAACGACACCCTGCTCAATGAAAGCCGGAAGATGCTGCTGATCACGGGCCCGAACATGGGTGGTAAATCCACCTATATGCGTCAGAATGCCGTCATCGCGCTCCTCGCTCACGTGGGATCCTTCGTTCCCGCCAAGGCCGTCACATTATCGACGGTAGACCGCATTTTCACGCGCATCGGTGCCGCTGATGACCTTGCCAGCGGTCGCTCCACCTTCATGGTGGAAATGACCGAAACAGCTAACATCCTTCACAACGCCAGTGAACGCAGTCTGGTGCTCATGGACGAGGTGGGCCGGGGTACCAGCACCTTCGATGGACTGTCCCTGGCCTGGGCGGCGGCGCTCCACCTTGCGGAAAAGACGCGCGCCTTCACCCTATTTGCCACTCACTATTTTGAGCTTACCGCCCTGGCAGAACAGCTGCCTACCGTTGCCAATGTCCATCTCGACGCCGTGGAGCATCGGGAACATGTGGTGTTCATGCACCGTATTCAGGAAGGTCCGGCAAACCGCAGTTTCGGCCTCCAGGTAGCAAAGCTTGCCGGTGTTCCCGGAAGTGTGCTCCATGCCGCCGCCGGCAAGCTCCAGGAGTTGGAGAGCAAGGCCCTGGAGCACAGCGCCCCCGATGAGGCGTCCGAGAGTCCCGCCTACGTTCCCCAGGGAGACCTGTTTGCAGAAAGCGCCAGCCACCCGGCTCTGCGTTTGCTGCGGGAGACGGACCCCGACGCCCTGTCACCGCGGGAAGCCCTGGCAATCCTCTATAGTCTCAGAGAGCTAGCGGATTGACGCCCCGTCGTCGTTAAGGTGCTGCATTGCTTTTCAGGGTTTCTCAAACGCGGGGGTGCTTCTCATCGGCGGAGCGAGTCGCTACACTTCCGCCTCAGCGCTGTGTCGCCCCCCCGGCCGCGACAGAGCAGTGATCAGAACTGATTTAAAAGCTAAGGAAATACAAGCATGACCTTCGTCGTTGGTGAAGACTGCATTAAGTGTAAACACACGGACTGCGTAGAAGTGTGTCCCGTGGACTGCTTTTACGAGGGCCCCAACTTTTTGGTCATTCATCCCGATGAGTGCATCGATTGCGCCCTGTGTGAGCCCGAGTGTCCCGTGGACGCGATTTTCTCCGAGGACGAGCTACCCGCGGACCAGCAGGTATTTCTCGAGCTGAATGCGGAACTCGCTGAGGTTTGGCCCTGCATTACGGAAATGAAGCCCGCGCCGGAAGACGCCGAAGAGTGGGCCGGTAAACCTGGAAAACTGGCGCTTCTCGAGCGCTAGGCCAGAGCCGGGCGCAGCCAGCGCCTATCGCGCCTATCGCTGAAGGAGCGCGTCGGCAGACAGGCCCTGGCGCTCCAAAATCCGTCGCAGACGTTTCAGGGCTTCCACCTGAATCTGCCTCACCCGCTCCCGGGTAAGACCGATCTCCTGACCTACCTCTTCCAGGGTGCTGCTTTCATGTCCCAGAAGACCAAAGCGGCGCATCACCACCTCTCGCTGCTTGTCCGTCAGCTCGTTCAGCCAATCCGCAACACTGTCGTGCACATCATCATTCTGTAGCTGCTCTGAGGGATCACACAGGTGATCGTCAGCGATGGTTTCTACGACGGAAGAATCAGAGTCGGGCCCCAGGGGCGCATCCACGGAACTCACGCGTTCATTGAGTCCCATGAGACGGGACACCTCTTTTGCGGACTTGTGAGTCCGAGAGGCAATCTCCTGGGTGGTGGGCTCGTGATCCAGCTGCTGGGTCAGTTCCCGCGCCGCCCGGAGGCAGCCGTTAAGATCCTTGACCACGTGAATGGGCAGACGGATGGTGCGCGCCTGATTCATGATCCCGCGCTCGATGGTCTGACGAATCCACCAGGTGGCATAGGTGGAAAAGCGGAAGCCCCGCTCGGGATCAAATTTTTCCACGGCGCGCATAAGACCCAGATTGCCCTCTTCGATCAGATCCAGAAGACTCATGCCGCGATGGAGATAGCGCCGGGCTATCTTTACCACCAGGCGTAAATTGCTTTCGATCATGCGCTTACGCGCCGCCTCATCACCCTTTTGCGTCAGACGGGCGTAATGCTTTTCCTCATCTGCCGTCAGGAGCGGCACGAAGCCGATTTCGTTGAGATACAACTGGGTGGGATCGAGGGTAATCTGCTGCGTAGGGGCCTCGACCTCATCAGCGGAGGCCTCGAGCGCAGCCAAAGCGTCCCCCGCCAGCCCGGGAACCTCAGACTGGTGTCGCTTGTCTTTCCCTTCGCGAGCGCTGCCGTTCTTTGCGTCGCTTCCGGAAGTACCCTTGGTTCTACCCATGGGTGAGCGTCCTGTTGTTTGACTCGGTGCCCCATCGTAAGAATTCGATAGAAACACACAGGGTCGATCAGCTTAGCTCAGTGAGCAGCCACAAAACAAGCACCCAGGCTAGGGTGACGGAAGCAGCGTGAGGGGGTCCACGGGGCGTCCCTGGCGTCGAATCTCGAAATGCAGTTTTACCGAATCCGTGCCGGAGCTGCCGCGCTCGGCGATTTTCTGTCCCGCGCGCACCACATCACCCTCCGCCACGAGAAGGGCATCATTATGGCCATAGGCGCTGAGGTATTCATCGTTATGCCGCACGATAAGCATGAGACCGTACCCGGCAATACCACTGCCTGCGTAGACCACGCGGCCTCCCGCCGTTGCCAGCACGGGGTCACCGCGATTGCCACTGATATCCACCCCCTTATGCAGGTTTTTTTCAAAGCGCCGCACCACCCTGCCCCGCACGGGCCATCGCCAGCTGCCCACCTTGGCATCGGTATTCACCTCGCTTTGGGCGCTGGCCCGGGGCTCAGTCTTCGCCGGCGCCCGCGCCGGCGTTGGCGCTGTACTTCTTCCAGCATTACCAGGGCTGCGGGCAGCCACACTCGGGCCGGTGGCTTTTGCTACGGTTTTAGCCGGCTCGGTTTCTGGCACCGGTGTTGGCGTTTGTTTTGGTGCAGGTTTTGGCGCAGGTTTTGGTGGGTCAGCCTCCGCGAGTTGTAAGCGCTGACCGGGATAAATCGTATAGGGCGCCACAATGGCGTTCGCCGCGGCCAGACGGCGAAAGTCCAATCCGTAGCGAAAAGCGATGGAAAACAGCGTATCTCCCCGCAGCACCGTGTAGCGTTCCTCCACCCTTGCGGTGCCTCCGGAGCTTCGGTCCTCAATAGGCGCCAGGGGTTTATCAGCGCAGGCGACCAACAGCGCAGCCACACAAACGGGTAAAAGCGCTGCCGCAATTCGCGTCACGAGCTATTGCTCCAGGCCACCCCAGCGGTTCTCGAGCAACCACACTGCCAGAAAACCCAGGAGCATCAACGCAAGACAGAAAACAATCTGACTATCACCAACCTGAACACCGTATTGCCAGGGCAGCAGGGGCAAGGTACCGCCACTATCCGATGGCGCGGTTTTCCAGGGCCATACCACCAGCAGGGAACCACCGAGAAATCCCGTGAGCGTGGCAAGGGTAGGGCCGTGGTGTGCCCTGAGGAGGTAACTCAATATTCTAGAGAAGGACAGCAGCCCTGATCCCGCACCCGCGGCAAAAAGCGTGAGGGACAGGAGCTCCAGGGACTCAATAGCCTCAAGCACGAGGGGGTACATTCCCATGAGCACCAGAATAAAACTCCCGGATATACCGGGGAGAATCATGGCGCAGATAGCAAAAAATCCCGCCACAAAAAAACTCCAGGGCGCGCCTGGCAATGCGAAAACCGGCGACAGACCAATGCCGGCGGCAATGACCACGCCCCCCACAAAACCGCCAAAGGCGCCGGGAGACCACCTCCCTACATGGCGCAGGAGCACCAGAGCAGACGCCGCGATCAAGCCAAAAAAGAAGGACCACAGGAGCAGCGGCTGCGTTTCCAACAGCGAAGAGATGAGGCTTGCGAGGGAAAACACACTGATGGCGATACCCAACACGAGAGTTGCCAGAAAGGCCGCATCGGTGCGCTGCAGGGCATCGGCCCAACGACGGGCCACAAGGAGCTCGATAAGGCCGAGATCAAAGGCAGTAATGGCATTGATGAGGCGCTGATAGATGCCGGTGATAAAGGCCATGGTGCCGCCGGACACCCCCGGCACAATATCCGCCGCACCCATAAGAACCCCTCGGAGCAACACGCCGGGAAACAGAGAAACCGCTGGCGCCTCCCTATCGGGATGATCAGCCATTACCCAGGCCCGGCAGCAGCGGCACAAAACGCACGGGCTCGATATCGTAGCGTTCGAATCCGGAATCTGTGCGCTCGACCACCACCAGCGTCTGTTCCCGCCCGCCAACCGGCATCACGAGGCGTCCACCGACCGCCAGCTGCGCCAGCAGTGACTGAGGCACCTGCTCCGGCGCAGCGGCGGCGAGAATGCCATCGAAAGGCGCCTGAGACTCCCAGCCTTCATAGCCGTCGCCGTGGCGCATCTGGACGTTCCTGAGCTTTAACTGACGCATGCGTTTTCGCGCCGCCATGAGCAGCGGTTTGATTCGCTCCAGGGCAAAGACTTCCCCGACGATTCCCGCGAGCACGGCGCTCTGGTAACCGGAGCCACTGCCGATTTCCAGGACTTTACCGAGGTCACGACCGGTAATGAGCAGTTCCGTCATTCGCGCAACGATGTAGGGCTGGGATAGCGTCTGCTGATAACCGATGGGCAGCGCGGTATCTTCGTAGGCGCGATGGGCCATGGCCTCGTCCAGAAACAGATGCCGGGGGACGTTGCGCATGGCATCCAGCACGGCGATGTTGCTGACACCCTGCTCCTGCAGACGCTGCACCAGACGCTCCCGGGTGCGCTGGGAGGTCATGCCGATACCGGATACGTCCGCGGAACGGTTCATGAGGCCGCCAGCAACACAACGGCGTGGGCAGCAATGCCCTCTTCTCGACCCACGTAACCCAGCCGTTCGGTGGTCGTCGCCTTCACGGATACCTGATCTTTTGCGGCCCCGAGGTCCCCGGCAATGTTGCTGCGCATGGCGTCGATATGCGCTGCCATACGCGGAGTCTGGGCGACGATGGTGATATCCAGATTCCCCAGTCCGTAACCGCGATCAGTCACGAGCTTCATGCACCGCCGGAGGAGTTCTCTGCTGTCGATCCCCGCATTGGCCGCGTCAGTATCCGGGAAGTGTTTGCCGATATCGCCGGCCGCGATAGCCCCGAGGAGCGCATCACAGACGGCGTGGAGCACCACGTCGCCATCGGAATGAGCGAGAAGTGCGCGATCGTGAGGGATGGATACGCCACCCAGGACAAGAGTATCGTCGCCCTGGCCCGCCTCGGCAAAGGCGTGCACATCAAAGCCGTGTCCAATGCGCATCAGGACGGTTTCCCCGCGGAGTCTGTGAGCTGAGGGTAAAGTGTTTTCAACCAAAAGGCCGCCAGTTGCATATCCGGGGCATAGGTTACCTTGAGATTGCTCCCGGCGCCTCGGACAAGTTGCACGGGAAAACCCGCGGCTTCCATTGCTGATGCTTCGTCGGTCACCTTCAGGTTCCTGTGCGCGGCCTGATGAAGAGCAGTGCGCAGGTCCCCGACCTGGAACATCTGCGGCGTTTGGGCACTCCAGATCGAGTCCCGGTCGAGGGTATCCGTCACCCGGCCCTCCGCTGAACCCCGTTTAAGGGTATCCGTGACCGGCGTGGCCAGGAGTCCACCCACACCGCTTGCGGTTACGGTTTCGATGAGGGCTTCAAGCTGCGCCTGGCCGAGACAGGGCCTCGCCGCATCGTGTACCAATACCCAGTCCTCATCCCTCGCGGGGAGGGCCCCAAGACCCGCCGCCACGGAGTCAGCGCGACTGGCGCCGCCGGCACAGAGCTGAAC from Congregibacter litoralis KT71 includes these protein-coding regions:
- a CDS encoding glutamate--cysteine ligase translates to MGIEIDKTRFDARDRREFSRRLEVQLQQLAAILDKPGFGEPVESIGAELELYIVDARGRPLYLNDALHDAAADPQLTVELNKYNLEYNLSPRVLGDDGLRATEQEIITKLGELQVLAAERDAAVVPIGILPTLRKEDLGDHCVTDRERYRALVAQLIAWRGSDFHISIDGEDPLQMTMEDITLEGANTSFQVHQRVTPEHFAATFNAIQLVTPLAIAIGANSPSLFGHQLWDETRIPLFKQSIDTRVMDRYRWSEPPRVCFGHGWARKGAFELFEQTVRLYPPLLPACDEQASEEGDGPPALAELRLHQSTVWLWNRAVYDDAGQGHLRVEMRSLPAGPSPVDMAASAAFMLGLARGLRDDMDRLMAALPFPLAEYNFYRAAQNGLEARMVWPSAQQHRLQDAAVVDIIAEMLPVAEDGLAALGVPRASRDRYLGVIDARLGARRNGARWQREATRAFLARGRSKPEALGDMLSLYREYSADNMPVAQWPLP
- the mutS gene encoding DNA mismatch repair protein MutS: MMQQFLRIKRDHPKELLFYRMGDFYELFYEDAQRAAELLDITLTARGKSAGEDIPMAGVPYHAAEAYLARLVKAGVSVAIAEQIGDPATSKGPVERKVVRVVTPGTLSDEALLEEKREQLIVALIAQQNHYGLAYLDLGSGRFRLMELEGEEALLGEIERLDPAELLYHEELQQGAVTNRPGARSQPAWEFDLESAERNLREQFQTHDLRGFGCEHLHLGLAAAGCLISYVRDTQRSQLPHITAIAAEMRENSVVLDAATRRNLEIDRNLAGGDSHTLMSVMDRCRTAMGSRCLRRWLHRPLTDVATLTARQDAVAALRDNYRFESLRDVLRPIGDVERITTRVALGSARPRDLTRLLFALQSVPALRNATPTEDAVLLRETAVALGGFPGLVDLLERAIIDNPPVVLRDGGVIATGFDAELDELRSISENAAGFLVDIETRERERTGLASLKVGYNRVHGYYIELSRSQSDEVPAEYQRRQTLKNVERFITPELKEFEDKALSSKSRALAREKQLYADVIVTLQESLEALRQSAAAMAELDVYATLAERSQSLDLCRPEFSDTPKLDIDQGRHLVVEQVLEEPFIANDTLLNESRKMLLITGPNMGGKSTYMRQNAVIALLAHVGSFVPAKAVTLSTVDRIFTRIGAADDLASGRSTFMVEMTETANILHNASERSLVLMDEVGRGTSTFDGLSLAWAAALHLAEKTRAFTLFATHYFELTALAEQLPTVANVHLDAVEHREHVVFMHRIQEGPANRSFGLQVAKLAGVPGSVLHAAAGKLQELESKALEHSAPDEASESPAYVPQGDLFAESASHPALRLLRETDPDALSPREALAILYSLRELAD
- the fdxA gene encoding ferredoxin FdxA, with translation MTFVVGEDCIKCKHTDCVEVCPVDCFYEGPNFLVIHPDECIDCALCEPECPVDAIFSEDELPADQQVFLELNAELAEVWPCITEMKPAPEDAEEWAGKPGKLALLER
- the rpoS gene encoding RNA polymerase sigma factor RpoS codes for the protein MGRTKGTSGSDAKNGSAREGKDKRHQSEVPGLAGDALAALEASADEVEAPTQQITLDPTQLYLNEIGFVPLLTADEEKHYARLTQKGDEAARKRMIESNLRLVVKIARRYLHRGMSLLDLIEEGNLGLMRAVEKFDPERGFRFSTYATWWIRQTIERGIMNQARTIRLPIHVVKDLNGCLRAARELTQQLDHEPTTQEIASRTHKSAKEVSRLMGLNERVSSVDAPLGPDSDSSVVETIADDHLCDPSEQLQNDDVHDSVADWLNELTDKQREVVMRRFGLLGHESSTLEEVGQEIGLTRERVRQIQVEALKRLRRILERQGLSADALLQR
- a CDS encoding peptidoglycan DD-metalloendopeptidase family protein, which codes for MTRIAAALLPVCVAALLVACADKPLAPIEDRSSGGTARVEERYTVLRGDTLFSIAFRYGLDFRRLAAANAIVAPYTIYPGQRLQLAEADPPKPAPKPAPKQTPTPVPETEPAKTVAKATGPSVAARSPGNAGRSTAPTPARAPAKTEPRASAQSEVNTDAKVGSWRWPVRGRVVRRFEKNLHKGVDISGNRGDPVLATAGGRVVYAGSGIAGYGLMLIVRHNDEYLSAYGHNDALLVAEGDVVRAGQKIAERGSSGTDSVKLHFEIRRQGRPVDPLTLLPSP
- a CDS encoding DUF368 domain-containing protein; protein product: MADHPDREAPAVSLFPGVLLRGVLMGAADIVPGVSGGTMAFITGIYQRLINAITAFDLGLIELLVARRWADALQRTDAAFLATLVLGIAISVFSLASLISSLLETQPLLLWSFFFGLIAASALVLLRHVGRWSPGAFGGFVGGVVIAAGIGLSPVFALPGAPWSFFVAGFFAICAMILPGISGSFILVLMGMYPLVLEAIESLELLSLTLFAAGAGSGLLSFSRILSYLLRAHHGPTLATLTGFLGGSLLVVWPWKTAPSDSGGTLPLLPWQYGVQVGDSQIVFCLALMLLGFLAVWLLENRWGGLEQ
- a CDS encoding protein-L-isoaspartate(D-aspartate) O-methyltransferase — translated: MNRSADVSGIGMTSQRTRERLVQRLQEQGVSNIAVLDAMRNVPRHLFLDEAMAHRAYEDTALPIGYQQTLSQPYIVARMTELLITGRDLGKVLEIGSGSGYQSAVLAGIVGEVFALERIKPLLMAARKRMRQLKLRNVQMRHGDGYEGWESQAPFDGILAAAAPEQVPQSLLAQLAVGGRLVMPVGGREQTLVVVERTDSGFERYDIEPVRFVPLLPGLGNG
- the ispF gene encoding 2-C-methyl-D-erythritol 2,4-cyclodiphosphate synthase, which codes for MRIGHGFDVHAFAEAGQGDDTLVLGGVSIPHDRALLAHSDGDVVLHAVCDALLGAIAAGDIGKHFPDTDAANAGIDSRELLRRCMKLVTDRGYGLGNLDITIVAQTPRMAAHIDAMRSNIAGDLGAAKDQVSVKATTTERLGYVGREEGIAAHAVVLLAAS
- the ispD gene encoding 2-C-methyl-D-erythritol 4-phosphate cytidylyltransferase, with protein sequence MSDIWAVVPAAGSGSRMAQSQSKQYLPLYGRSLLDWSVAALLDYAGLRGCVVALPEGDLGREHSAVLSDPRVQLCAGGASRADSVAAGLGALPARDEDWVLVHDAARPCLGQAQLEALIETVTASGVGGLLATPVTDTLKRGSAEGRVTDTLDRDSIWSAQTPQMFQVGDLRTALHQAAHRNLKVTDEASAMEAAGFPVQLVRGAGSNLKVTYAPDMQLAAFWLKTLYPQLTDSAGKPS